A portion of the Leifsonia sp. EB41 genome contains these proteins:
- a CDS encoding vitamin K epoxide reductase family protein encodes MPASKTATADQTTDHAPVAYRRPTALAIFLIVAGLIGFWAAFMLTQDKFHLLENPHAQLSCNFNVLVGCAKNLNSWQGSLLGFPNPLLGLAGWTATIAVGVGLFAAGRFARWYWIAFNVGVVLALVLVIFLITESLTVLNVLCPWCMVTWTVTIPTFWAVTLYNLKEGHIPVPERARRFFGTLYSWVPLITIVSYAIVAVLAQIQLDWIHRAFV; translated from the coding sequence GTGCCTGCCTCGAAGACCGCGACCGCCGACCAGACGACCGATCACGCTCCCGTGGCGTACCGCCGCCCGACCGCACTCGCGATCTTCCTGATCGTCGCCGGCCTCATCGGCTTCTGGGCCGCGTTCATGCTGACCCAGGACAAGTTCCACCTGCTCGAGAACCCGCACGCCCAGCTCTCCTGCAATTTCAACGTGCTCGTCGGTTGCGCCAAGAACCTGAACTCGTGGCAGGGCTCCCTCCTCGGTTTCCCGAACCCGCTCCTCGGCCTGGCCGGCTGGACGGCGACCATCGCGGTCGGCGTCGGGCTGTTCGCCGCCGGGCGCTTCGCCCGCTGGTATTGGATCGCGTTCAACGTCGGCGTCGTGCTCGCCCTGGTGCTGGTGATCTTCCTCATCACCGAGTCGCTGACCGTGCTCAATGTGCTCTGCCCCTGGTGCATGGTCACCTGGACGGTCACCATCCCGACCTTCTGGGCTGTGACGCTCTACAACCTCAAGGAGGGGCACATCCCCGTGCCCGAGCGTGCGCGCCGGTTCTTCGGCACGCTCTACAGCTGGGTGCCGCTGATCACGATCGTCAGCTACGCGATCGTCGCGGTGCTGGCTCAGATCCAGCTCGACTGGATCCACCGCGCGTTCGTCTGA
- a CDS encoding DUF4233 domain-containing protein — MSDAKQPRARRQRSLRESLGSIVLGFELIVVFLGALVLFGLNALPAWAALGGGALVVVLMIAAIGLMRNRVGVVLGWIVQLLVVAAGFLQPAFFIVGAIFTAMWTYCMIVASRIDRNNIDRNNRTETR, encoded by the coding sequence GTGAGCGACGCCAAGCAGCCGCGCGCCCGCCGGCAGCGCTCCCTGCGCGAGAGCCTCGGCTCGATCGTGCTCGGCTTCGAGCTGATCGTGGTCTTCCTCGGCGCGCTCGTGCTCTTCGGGCTGAACGCCCTGCCTGCCTGGGCCGCGCTCGGCGGGGGAGCGCTCGTCGTCGTGCTGATGATCGCGGCCATCGGGCTCATGCGGAATCGCGTCGGCGTCGTCCTCGGCTGGATCGTCCAGCTCCTCGTCGTCGCCGCCGGCTTCCTCCAGCCCGCCTTCTTCATCGTGGGGGCGATCTTCACGGCCATGTGGACCTACTGCATGATCGTCGCCTCCCGCATCGACCGGAACAACATCGACCGGAACAACCGAACGGAGACCAGATGA
- a CDS encoding folylpolyglutamate synthase/dihydrofolate synthase family protein, translating into MTDDDDLREEAEAVYQALLARVGEGAPERRLDATRRAVELLGDPQRAYPIIHITGTNGKTSTSRIAESILRAYGLRTGLLTSPHLVRFNERIMIDGVPITDEALVSNWEDVRPYLEIVDAELAEQGKAPLTFFEALTALAFAAFADAPVDVAVIEVGMGGEWDSTNVGDGQVAVFTPISLDHTKQLGNTVREIARTKSGIIKPSADVVTSAQAPEAMTELEEAARLTESTLAAQPQAFDVVSTQVAVGGQLVTVRGRAATYEDVFLPLYGDHQAQNAAVAIAAVETFLGRGTQPLKTDLVEEGFATATSPGRLQLIGVEPTILVDAAHNPAGAATLADAMRRYFDFDELTFVVGSLGDKDARGVIRALTPVASQFFVTEPASDRALPADDLGDIVREEAGDEATIVYSDGLDALEAAREWAGEEPRRAVVVTGSIVLVGAAMAYADEQGWKDATA; encoded by the coding sequence ATGACCGACGACGACGACCTGCGCGAGGAGGCCGAGGCCGTCTACCAGGCGCTCCTCGCCCGCGTCGGCGAGGGCGCCCCGGAGCGCCGCCTGGACGCGACCCGCCGCGCCGTCGAACTGCTCGGCGACCCGCAGCGGGCGTACCCGATCATCCACATCACCGGGACGAACGGGAAGACCTCGACCAGCCGCATCGCCGAGAGCATCCTGCGCGCCTACGGCCTCCGAACCGGACTGCTGACCAGCCCGCATCTGGTGCGCTTCAACGAGCGAATCATGATCGACGGCGTGCCGATCACCGACGAGGCCCTGGTGAGCAACTGGGAGGACGTCCGCCCGTACCTGGAGATCGTCGACGCCGAGCTGGCCGAGCAGGGCAAGGCGCCGCTGACCTTCTTCGAGGCGCTGACCGCGCTGGCGTTCGCCGCCTTCGCCGACGCCCCGGTCGACGTCGCCGTGATCGAGGTCGGAATGGGCGGCGAGTGGGACTCCACCAACGTCGGCGACGGCCAGGTGGCGGTCTTCACCCCCATCTCGCTCGACCACACCAAGCAGCTCGGCAACACGGTGCGCGAGATCGCGCGCACCAAGTCGGGCATCATCAAGCCGTCCGCCGACGTCGTGACCTCGGCGCAGGCCCCGGAGGCCATGACCGAGCTCGAGGAGGCCGCCCGGCTCACCGAGTCGACCCTCGCGGCCCAGCCGCAGGCGTTCGACGTGGTGAGCACGCAGGTCGCCGTGGGCGGACAGCTCGTCACCGTGCGCGGCCGCGCGGCCACCTACGAGGACGTCTTCCTCCCGCTCTACGGCGACCACCAGGCGCAGAACGCCGCGGTGGCGATCGCGGCGGTCGAGACCTTCCTCGGCCGTGGCACCCAGCCGCTCAAGACGGACCTGGTGGAGGAGGGCTTCGCCACCGCGACCTCGCCCGGCCGCCTCCAGCTCATCGGAGTGGAGCCGACCATCCTGGTCGACGCCGCCCACAACCCGGCGGGCGCCGCGACCCTCGCGGACGCCATGCGCCGGTACTTCGACTTCGACGAGCTCACGTTCGTGGTCGGCAGCCTGGGCGACAAGGACGCCCGCGGGGTCATCCGCGCCCTCACCCCGGTCGCGTCGCAGTTCTTCGTGACGGAGCCCGCGTCCGACCGCGCCCTGCCCGCCGACGACCTCGGCGACATCGTGCGCGAGGAGGCCGGCGACGAGGCGACGATCGTCTACAGCGACGGCCTGGACGCCCTGGAGGCCGCCCGCGAGTGGGCAGGCGAGGAACCGCGCCGCGCCGTGGTCGTCACCGGCTCCATCGTGCTGGTCGGCGCCGCGATGGCGTACGCCGACGAGCAGGGCTGGAAGGACGCGACCGCGTGA
- the ndk gene encoding nucleoside-diphosphate kinase, with protein sequence MTTAVEETLVLVKPDGVARNLTGEILRRIEAKGYSLVDLRMLQADRELLAKHYAEHEGKPFYEPLVEFMESGPVVALRVAGNRVIEGFRSLAGATDPTTALPGTIRGDLARDWGLKVQQNLVHGSDSPESAQRELALWFD encoded by the coding sequence ATGACCACCGCCGTCGAAGAGACCCTCGTCCTCGTCAAGCCCGACGGAGTCGCCCGCAACCTCACGGGCGAGATCCTGCGCCGCATCGAGGCCAAGGGCTACTCGCTCGTCGACCTCCGCATGCTGCAGGCCGACCGCGAGCTGCTCGCCAAGCACTACGCCGAGCACGAGGGCAAGCCCTTCTACGAGCCGCTCGTCGAGTTCATGGAGTCCGGCCCCGTCGTCGCCCTGCGCGTCGCGGGCAACCGCGTGATCGAGGGTTTCCGCTCGCTCGCCGGCGCGACGGACCCGACCACCGCGCTGCCCGGCACGATCCGCGGCGACCTGGCCCGCGACTGGGGCCTCAAGGTGCAGCAGAACCTGGTGCACGGCTCCGACTCGCCCGAGTCGGCGCAGCGCGAGCTCGCGCTCTGGTTCGACTGA